GAGCTTCCGGCTGCCCTGTGGTCGCGGGTCTGACTCGAGTTGTTTGAGCGCTGCAGCGATGCGCCGCAGGTCATCGCGGGGTAGCTTACGAAGCGCCTTTTCGGCCGAGCGCGAGAGCTCGACGCTATAG
The sequence above is drawn from the Pseudomonadota bacterium genome and encodes:
- a CDS encoding type II toxin-antitoxin system RelE/ParE family toxin — translated: MGCYSVELSRSAEKALRKLPRDDLRRIAAALKQLESDPRPQGSRKLSGYDDVLRIRVGRYRIIYNIIEERVLVIVLKIGHRQDVYR